One Uranotaenia lowii strain MFRU-FL unplaced genomic scaffold, ASM2978415v1 HiC_scaffold_476, whole genome shotgun sequence DNA window includes the following coding sequences:
- the LOC129760158 gene encoding uncharacterized protein LOC129760158 produces the protein MDNQARLAELQAAIIDRDDQIHQLRMELQGAVEAVQAAQAQPLRYQLPQPVGGTEAILKSLQTPQIIRDIGSFDVPPKPNYLPPNLFQPSARLLQPPPRYQPPPRPHPSAFQPRPFQPMPRFFNPLQPPPRYQPLPRPHPSAFHPRPFQPMPRSFNPQPKPTPMDVDPSIRSRHVNYLNRPNYQLEQECYWYYPQDPSLHLYSEHSDPVNSAEIEQQQPDQIYTYTAEATTSEPSSADVPQDETDDLNFQAVTRLLPLT, from the exons atggataATCAAGCTAGATTGGCTGAATTACAAGCTGCGATTATTGATCGCGACGATCAAATACACCAGCTTAGAATGGAATTGCAAGGTGCCGTAGAAGCTGTCCAAGCAGCTCAGGCCCAACCACTTCGTTATCAATTACCCCAACCAGTTGGAGGTACAGAAGCGATTTTGAAATCACTCCAAACTCCTCAAATTATCAGGGACATTGGCAGCTTTGATG TTCCACCAAAACCAAACTATTTACCACCAAATTTATTCCAACCCTCAGCGAGGCTTTTGCAACCCCCTCCAAGATATCAACCACCTCCAAGACCACATCCATCAGCCTTCCAACCAAGACCGTTTCAACCAATGCCTAGATTTTTCAATCCATTGCAACCCCCACCAAGATATCAACCACTTCCAAGACCACATCCATCAGCCTTCCATCCAAGACCGTTTCAACCAATGCCTAGATCTTTCAATCCACAACCCAAACCAACTCCTATGGACGTTGACCCATCGATAAGGTCACGTCacgtgaattatttaaacagaCCGAATTACCAGCTAGAACAGGAATGCTACTGGTACTATCCTCAAGACCCCTCCTTACATTTGTACAGCGAACATAGTGACCCAGTTAACAGCGCTGAAATAGAACAGCAACAACCAGATCAAATTTATACTTACACAGCAGAGGCAACGACCAGCGAGCCATCATCAGCTGATGTGCCACAAGATGAAACAGATGATCTAAATTTTCAAGCGGTCACACGTTTACTGCCACTAACGTAA